Proteins from a single region of Streptomyces sp. Tu 3180:
- a CDS encoding SDR family oxidoreductase, producing MGVLTGRTALVTGASRGIGRGIAERLGRDGARVAVHYGRNEAAAKETVAAIEAAGGSAFAIGVVLGVPGDAEALWEEFDRHADGLDVLVNNAGIGTSRPIEEIREEEYDALFAVNVKAPFFIVKHGMTRLRDEGRIINVSSGLARTAAMPGNVAYAMTKGALDVLSRDLSKILGRRGIRVNSVAPGLIDTDNTAPFLHGTEDGWAWAEEISALGKVGTPAEVADVVAFLASDAGRWVTGSWVDATGGSLT from the coding sequence ATGGGTGTGCTCACGGGCAGGACGGCACTCGTCACGGGAGCGAGCAGGGGCATCGGGCGGGGCATCGCCGAGCGGCTGGGGCGCGACGGAGCACGGGTCGCGGTGCACTACGGCCGGAACGAGGCGGCGGCGAAGGAGACGGTCGCCGCGATCGAGGCGGCGGGCGGCTCGGCGTTCGCGATCGGCGTGGTGCTCGGCGTCCCCGGGGACGCCGAGGCGCTGTGGGAGGAGTTCGACCGGCACGCGGACGGCCTGGACGTGCTGGTGAACAACGCGGGGATCGGGACCTCACGGCCGATCGAGGAGATCCGGGAGGAGGAGTACGACGCGCTCTTCGCGGTGAACGTGAAGGCGCCCTTCTTCATCGTCAAGCACGGCATGACGCGGCTGCGGGACGAAGGGCGGATCATCAACGTCTCCTCGGGGCTCGCCCGGACCGCGGCGATGCCGGGAAACGTGGCGTACGCGATGACCAAGGGGGCACTGGACGTCCTCTCCCGGGACCTGTCCAAGATCCTGGGCCGGCGGGGCATCAGGGTGAACTCGGTGGCACCGGGGCTGATCGACACCGACAACACGGCCCCGTTCCTGCACGGCACGGAGGACGGCTGGGCGTGGGCCGAGGAGATATCGGCGCTCGGGAAGGTGGGGACCCCGGCGGAGGTCGCGGACGTGGTGGCGTTCCTGGCCTCGGACGCGGGCCGATGGGTGACGGGGAGCTGGGTGGACGCCACCGGAGGGTCACTGACGTAG
- a CDS encoding TetR/AcrR family transcriptional regulator yields MVRDEDAGRSGTARTGAGPARRPRGRPRSFDRETALEKALLAFWEHGYEATSVSDLTRVMDIGAPSLYAAFGDKRSLFDEVVRVYGARYGSFTDRALAEEPTARAAVERILREAATAYTEPGHPHGCLVIHAAANCSNPEVERSLRERRTANIAAFERRIRDDVAAGVLPADTDAGALARYTGAMIQGMSQQARDGASREELESLAEIALSVWPRAGTPTG; encoded by the coding sequence GTGGTGAGGGACGAGGACGCCGGGCGGAGCGGGACCGCCCGCACCGGGGCCGGACCCGCGCGCAGACCCCGCGGCCGTCCCCGCTCCTTCGACCGGGAAACCGCGCTGGAGAAGGCGCTCCTCGCCTTCTGGGAGCACGGCTACGAGGCCACGTCGGTCTCCGACCTCACCCGCGTCATGGACATCGGCGCCCCGAGCCTCTACGCGGCCTTCGGCGACAAGCGCTCCCTGTTCGACGAGGTCGTCCGGGTCTACGGCGCGCGGTACGGCTCCTTCACCGACCGTGCCCTCGCCGAGGAGCCCACCGCCCGGGCCGCCGTCGAGCGGATACTGCGGGAGGCCGCCACCGCGTACACCGAACCCGGCCACCCGCACGGCTGCCTCGTCATCCACGCCGCCGCGAACTGCTCGAACCCCGAGGTCGAGCGGTCCCTGCGGGAGCGCCGCACGGCCAACATCGCCGCGTTCGAGCGCCGGATCCGGGACGACGTCGCCGCCGGGGTGCTGCCCGCGGACACCGACGCCGGCGCGCTCGCCCGGTACACCGGGGCGATGATCCAGGGCATGTCGCAGCAGGCGCGGGACGGAGCGAGCCGGGAGGAGCTGGAGTCGCTCGCCGAAATTGCCCTGTCCGTCTGGCCCCGCGCGGGAACCCCCACGGGTTAG
- a CDS encoding PAS domain-containing sensor histidine kinase, translating to MNELVRQHTALDDTDLEWLHLLVSEWQLLSDLSFADLVLWVPTRDGTRYVSVAQMRPNTGPTSYQDDMVGHLVPRGRRPMLDAALDEGRIVREGDPEWREEVPVRVESIPVRREGRVLGVIARNTNLLTVRTPSRLELTYLQSASDLAQMIAAGAFPFANQQLDMDASPRVGDGLIRLDADGIVQYASPNALSAYHRLGLAADLVGHHLGRTTAELAPSRGPVDEALAKVASGWAPREFEIEANDGVIQFRAIPLKPKGTRIGSLVLLRDVTELRRRERELITKDATIREIHHRVKNNLQTVAALLRLQARRIGSERGREALEEAVRRVGSIAIVHETLSQNLDERVEFDEIADRVLAMVAEISPGKVTGRRTGRFGILDAEVATPLSMVLTEVLQNALEHGFREGETGTVEVSAVRGGTTKEARLLVTVQDDGVGLPEGFDPHTAGNLGLQIVRTLVEGELGGTFDMVPAPGRGTRVILDVPVQSGK from the coding sequence ATGAACGAACTCGTACGCCAGCACACCGCCCTCGACGACACCGACCTCGAGTGGCTCCACCTGCTGGTCTCGGAGTGGCAGCTGCTCTCCGACCTCTCCTTCGCCGACCTGGTCCTGTGGGTTCCCACCCGTGACGGCACCCGCTACGTCTCCGTCGCCCAGATGCGGCCGAACACCGGCCCCACCTCGTACCAGGACGACATGGTCGGCCACCTCGTCCCGCGCGGACGCCGGCCGATGCTGGACGCGGCCCTGGACGAGGGCCGGATCGTGCGCGAGGGGGACCCGGAGTGGCGCGAGGAGGTCCCGGTCCGCGTCGAGTCCATCCCCGTCCGGCGCGAAGGCCGCGTCCTCGGGGTGATCGCGCGCAACACCAACCTGCTCACCGTGCGCACCCCGAGCCGGCTGGAGCTCACCTACCTGCAGAGCGCCTCCGACCTCGCGCAGATGATCGCGGCGGGCGCCTTCCCGTTCGCGAACCAGCAGCTCGACATGGACGCCTCGCCCCGCGTCGGCGACGGGCTGATCCGGCTCGACGCCGACGGCATCGTCCAGTACGCCTCCCCGAACGCCCTCTCCGCCTACCACCGGCTGGGCCTGGCCGCCGACCTGGTCGGCCACCACCTCGGCCGGACCACCGCCGAACTGGCCCCTTCCCGCGGCCCGGTGGACGAGGCGCTGGCCAAGGTCGCCAGCGGCTGGGCCCCGCGCGAGTTCGAGATCGAGGCGAACGACGGGGTGATCCAGTTCCGGGCGATCCCGCTCAAGCCGAAGGGGACGCGCATCGGATCACTGGTCCTCCTCCGTGACGTCACCGAACTTCGCCGCCGCGAACGTGAGTTGATCACCAAGGACGCGACCATCCGGGAGATCCACCACCGGGTGAAGAACAACCTCCAGACGGTGGCGGCGCTGCTGCGGCTCCAGGCCCGGCGGATCGGGTCCGAGCGCGGCCGGGAGGCGCTGGAGGAGGCGGTGCGCCGCGTCGGATCCATCGCGATCGTGCACGAGACGCTCTCCCAGAACCTCGACGAGCGCGTGGAGTTCGACGAGATCGCCGACCGCGTCCTGGCGATGGTCGCCGAGATCTCCCCGGGCAAGGTCACCGGCCGGCGCACCGGCCGCTTCGGCATACTCGACGCGGAGGTCGCCACCCCGCTGTCCATGGTGCTGACCGAGGTCCTGCAGAACGCCCTGGAGCACGGCTTCCGCGAGGGCGAGACCGGCACCGTCGAGGTCTCCGCGGTCCGCGGCGGCACCACGAAGGAGGCGCGCCTGCTGGTCACCGTGCAGGACGACGGCGTGGGTCTGCCCGAAGGCTTCGACCCGCACACCGCCGGCAACCTCGGCCTGCAGATCGTGCGGACCCTGGTGGAGGGCGAGCTGGGCGGCACCTTCGACATGGTTCCGGCCCCCGGCCGGGGGACCCGGGTGATCCTCGACGTCCCGGTGCAGTCGGGGAAGTAG
- a CDS encoding WhiB family transcriptional regulator yields MDWRHNAVCREEDPELFFPIGNTGPALLQIEEAKAVCRRCPVIEQCLQWALESGQDSGVWGGLSEDERRAMKRRAARNRARQASA; encoded by the coding sequence ATGGACTGGCGTCACAACGCCGTTTGCCGCGAGGAAGACCCCGAGCTCTTCTTCCCCATCGGCAACACCGGTCCTGCGCTGCTGCAGATCGAGGAAGCCAAGGCCGTCTGCCGTCGCTGCCCGGTGATCGAGCAGTGCCTGCAGTGGGCGCTCGAGTCCGGTCAGGACTCCGGCGTCTGGGGTGGTCTCAGCGAGGACGAGCGTCGCGCGATGAAGCGCCGCGCCGCCCGCAACCGGGCCCGTCAGGCCTCCGCCTGA
- a CDS encoding diacylglycerol kinase family protein has product MRALLVVNPAATTTSARTRDVLIHALASEVKLEAVTTEYRGHGRDLGRQAAESDDIDLVVALGGDGTVNEVVNGLLHAGPDPEHLPGLAVVPGGSTNVFARALGLPNQPVEATGVLLDALREGRERTVGLGLTSGTPGSEDEAVPARWFTFNAGLGFDAGVVGRVEQHRERGRKSTHALYVRQVVRQLFGEPHRRNGVITLEQPGEDPVTDLVLSIVSNTSPWTFLGNRPIYASPKASFDTGLDIFGLSRLSTAAVARYGTQLLTSSPERGPQGKHAVSRHDLTQFTLHSKVPLPLQMDGDHLGLRTSVTFTGVRRALRVIV; this is encoded by the coding sequence ATGCGTGCACTTCTTGTGGTCAATCCGGCGGCAACCACCACGAGTGCGCGCACGCGCGACGTACTGATCCACGCGCTCGCCAGCGAGGTGAAGCTGGAGGCGGTCACCACCGAGTACCGCGGGCACGGGCGCGACCTGGGCCGGCAGGCGGCGGAGAGCGACGACATCGACCTGGTCGTGGCCCTCGGCGGCGACGGCACGGTCAACGAGGTCGTCAACGGCCTCCTGCACGCCGGCCCCGACCCGGAACACCTGCCCGGGCTCGCCGTGGTCCCCGGCGGCTCCACCAACGTCTTCGCCCGCGCCCTGGGGCTGCCCAACCAGCCCGTGGAGGCCACCGGCGTCCTGCTGGACGCGCTGCGCGAGGGCCGCGAACGCACCGTGGGCCTGGGCCTGACCTCGGGGACCCCGGGCTCGGAGGACGAGGCGGTGCCGGCCCGCTGGTTCACCTTCAACGCGGGACTGGGCTTCGACGCCGGTGTGGTCGGCCGGGTGGAGCAGCACCGCGAGCGCGGCAGGAAGTCCACCCACGCGCTGTACGTGCGCCAGGTCGTGCGCCAGCTGTTCGGCGAGCCGCACCGCCGGAACGGGGTGATCACCCTGGAGCAGCCGGGCGAGGACCCGGTCACCGATCTGGTGCTCTCCATAGTCTCGAACACCTCGCCGTGGACGTTTCTCGGCAATCGCCCGATCTATGCGTCACCTAAGGCCTCGTTCGACACGGGCCTGGACATCTTCGGTCTGAGCCGGCTGTCCACCGCCGCGGTTGCCCGGTATGGCACCCAGTTGCTCACTTCGTCCCCGGAGCGCGGCCCCCAGGGCAAGCACGCCGTCTCCCGGCACGATCTGACGCAGTTCACCTTGCATTCGAAGGTGCCGCTGCCCCTTCAGATGGACGGTGACCACCTGGGGCTGCGCACCAGCGTGACGTTCACAGGCGTACGCCGTGCACTGCGTGTGATTGTGTGA
- a CDS encoding RNA polymerase sigma factor SigF, whose translation MRDEERGTRELPAGRVPDGIDGIPEQARPHPEDDSTETGSAGGGRPGGAVRSRPPGGSAGVAPGHGGAPARAKPAAGDEASARGRATGGTMSEHERHAEDEAPRAPSARGARSTPGGQNAHGAQHDAQDRSGARAMFLELRSLRDGSPEYAELRNQLVRMHLPLVEHLARRFRNRGEPLDDLTQVATIGLIKSVDRFDPDRGVEFSTYATPTVVGEIKRHFRDKGWAVRVPRRLQELRLSLTTATAELSQLHGRSPTVHELAEKLSISEEEVLEGLESANAYSTLSLDVPDTDDESPAVADTLGAEDEALEGVEYRESLKPLLEDLPPREKRILLLRFFGNMTQSQIAQEVGISQMHVSRLLARTLAQLREKLLVEE comes from the coding sequence GTGCGGGACGAAGAACGCGGTACGAGGGAGCTGCCGGCCGGGCGCGTGCCGGACGGCATCGACGGCATCCCCGAGCAGGCCCGGCCGCATCCGGAGGACGACTCCACGGAGACCGGCTCCGCGGGCGGCGGGCGGCCCGGCGGTGCCGTGCGGAGCAGGCCTCCGGGCGGGTCGGCCGGGGTCGCTCCCGGCCACGGGGGCGCCCCCGCTCGAGCGAAGCCGGCGGCGGGGGACGAGGCGAGCGCTCGGGGAAGGGCGACGGGCGGGACGATGAGCGAGCACGAGCGACACGCCGAGGACGAGGCGCCGCGGGCGCCGAGTGCCCGGGGTGCCAGGAGCACACCGGGCGGCCAGAACGCGCACGGCGCACAGCACGACGCGCAGGACCGCAGCGGGGCGCGTGCCATGTTCCTCGAGCTGCGCTCGCTGCGGGACGGCAGCCCCGAGTACGCGGAACTGCGCAATCAGCTGGTCCGCATGCACCTGCCGCTCGTCGAGCACCTCGCCCGCCGCTTCCGCAACCGCGGCGAGCCGCTGGACGACCTCACCCAGGTCGCCACCATCGGGCTGATCAAGTCGGTCGACCGCTTCGACCCGGACCGCGGCGTGGAGTTCTCGACGTACGCGACCCCGACGGTCGTCGGCGAGATCAAGCGGCACTTCCGCGACAAGGGCTGGGCGGTGCGCGTGCCGCGCCGGCTGCAGGAGCTGCGCCTGTCGCTGACGACGGCCACGGCCGAGCTCTCGCAGCTGCACGGCCGCTCCCCCACGGTCCACGAGCTGGCCGAGAAGCTGTCGATCTCGGAGGAGGAGGTCCTGGAGGGCCTGGAGTCCGCCAACGCGTACTCCACGCTGTCCCTGGACGTCCCCGACACCGACGACGAGTCCCCCGCGGTCGCCGACACCCTCGGCGCCGAGGACGAGGCGCTGGAGGGCGTGGAGTACCGGGAGTCGCTCAAGCCGCTGCTGGAGGACCTCCCGCCGCGCGAGAAGCGGATCCTGCTGCTGCGCTTCTTCGGCAACATGACCCAGTCGCAGATCGCGCAGGAGGTCGGCATCTCGCAGATGCACGTCTCGCGGCTGCTGGCCCGCACGCTCGCCCAGCTGCGGGAGAAGCTGCTCGTGGAGGAGTGA
- a CDS encoding anti-sigma regulatory factor: MSQIAGEPATQDFVEVRLPAAGAYLSVLRTATAGLAARLDFTLDEIEDLRIAVDEACAILLQQAVPGSVLSCVFRLVDDSLEVTVSAPTTDGHAPSRDTFAWTVLSALAGKVSSAVDEDKTVSISLYKQRGAGPGPA; the protein is encoded by the coding sequence GTGTCCCAGATCGCAGGCGAGCCCGCGACCCAGGACTTCGTGGAAGTCCGGCTGCCGGCCGCGGGGGCCTACCTGTCGGTGCTGCGTACGGCCACGGCCGGGCTCGCGGCCCGTTTGGACTTCACCCTCGACGAGATCGAGGACCTGCGCATCGCGGTCGACGAGGCCTGCGCGATCCTGCTCCAGCAGGCCGTGCCGGGATCGGTGCTCAGTTGCGTCTTCCGGCTCGTCGACGACTCGCTCGAGGTCACGGTCTCGGCGCCGACCACGGACGGTCACGCCCCCTCGCGGGACACCTTCGCCTGGACCGTCCTGTCCGCGCTCGCGGGCAAGGTCTCCTCGGCGGTGGACGAGGACAAGACCGTTTCGATCAGCCTCTACAAACAGCGCGGCGCGGGACCCGGGCCGGCGTGA
- a CDS encoding UBP-type zinc finger domain-containing protein, with protein sequence MKQCTHAGALPHPEPVPLSETCPECLRDGTDPVQLRLCLSCGHVGCCDSSPGRHAAEHHRESGHPVMRTHEPGEDWRWCFVDHVLV encoded by the coding sequence ATGAAACAGTGCACGCATGCCGGCGCGCTCCCGCACCCGGAACCCGTCCCGCTCAGTGAGACGTGCCCGGAGTGCCTGCGGGACGGCACGGACCCGGTGCAGCTGCGCCTGTGCCTGAGCTGCGGCCACGTCGGCTGCTGCGACTCCTCGCCGGGACGGCACGCGGCGGAGCACCACAGGGAGTCGGGTCACCCCGTGATGCGGACCCACGAACCGGGCGAGGACTGGCGCTGGTGCTTCGTCGATCACGTACTCGTGTGA
- a CDS encoding Na+/H+ antiporter, producing the protein MDVMPLLLLVAGSAAIAAAARRTWVPAPLLLVAAGLAVSYVPGVPEYTLDPHIVLPLVLPPLLHTAATDSSYLDLRAQVRPVALLSVGYVLFATFVVGWALYLIVPGLPLTAALVFGAVVAPPDAVAATAVARRVGLPSRVTTILQGESLLNDATAITAFRVAVAAAVGEGATWAGGVGEFLLAAVGGVAFGLVLMAPLHWLRTHVKEALLQNTLSLLIPFVAYAAAEQVHASGVIAVVVVALYLGHRAWEVDFATRLQEEAVWKMVAFVLESAVFALIGLQLPVVLGGLGEYAGTDAALYALAVFAVVVVARFVWVYPAIWLPPVLSARIREREGRPGWKKPFVIAWAGMRGVVSLAIAFSIPITAEGEDFPQRNLLLFLTFTTVIGTLVVQGLTLPPLIRVLRFPGRDAQAETLAEANAQAQASRAAERRLDELLADERNALPAPLADRLRTVLERRRNAVWERLGQVNPVTGETVDDTYRRLSRKMIGAEREVFVRLRDGRYIDDEMLRTLLRRLDLEEAAAYREANQDLPSGAGRFRGRGDR; encoded by the coding sequence ATGGACGTGATGCCCCTGCTGTTGCTGGTGGCGGGCAGCGCCGCGATCGCCGCGGCCGCCCGGCGCACCTGGGTGCCGGCGCCGCTGCTGCTGGTCGCGGCCGGCCTGGCGGTCAGCTACGTCCCCGGCGTGCCCGAGTACACGCTCGACCCGCACATCGTGCTGCCGCTCGTCCTGCCCCCTCTGCTGCACACGGCGGCCACCGACAGCTCCTACCTGGACCTGCGGGCGCAGGTGCGGCCGGTGGCGCTGCTGTCGGTGGGGTACGTGCTGTTCGCGACCTTCGTCGTCGGCTGGGCCCTGTACCTGATCGTGCCCGGCCTGCCCCTGACCGCGGCCCTGGTGTTCGGCGCCGTGGTGGCCCCGCCGGACGCGGTCGCGGCGACGGCGGTGGCGCGCCGGGTCGGGCTGCCGTCCCGGGTCACCACCATCCTCCAGGGCGAGTCCCTGCTGAACGACGCCACCGCGATCACCGCGTTCCGGGTGGCCGTGGCGGCGGCGGTCGGCGAGGGCGCCACCTGGGCCGGGGGAGTCGGGGAGTTCCTGCTCGCGGCGGTCGGCGGGGTGGCGTTCGGCCTGGTGCTGATGGCCCCCCTGCACTGGCTGCGCACGCACGTGAAGGAGGCGCTGCTGCAGAACACGCTCTCCCTGCTGATCCCGTTCGTCGCCTATGCCGCCGCCGAGCAGGTGCACGCCTCCGGCGTCATCGCCGTCGTGGTCGTCGCCCTCTATCTGGGGCACCGCGCGTGGGAGGTCGACTTCGCCACCCGCCTCCAGGAGGAGGCGGTGTGGAAGATGGTCGCGTTCGTGCTGGAGTCCGCGGTCTTCGCGCTCATCGGACTGCAACTGCCGGTCGTCCTCGGGGGGCTCGGGGAGTACGCGGGCACCGACGCCGCCCTGTACGCGCTCGCGGTCTTCGCGGTGGTCGTCGTCGCGCGGTTCGTGTGGGTGTACCCGGCGATCTGGCTGCCCCCGGTGCTGTCGGCGCGGATCCGGGAGCGCGAGGGGAGACCCGGCTGGAAGAAGCCGTTCGTCATCGCGTGGGCCGGGATGAGGGGCGTGGTCTCGCTGGCCATCGCCTTCTCCATCCCGATCACCGCCGAGGGCGAGGACTTCCCGCAGCGCAACCTGCTGCTCTTCCTGACCTTCACCACCGTCATCGGCACCCTGGTCGTGCAGGGGCTGACCCTGCCCCCGCTGATCCGCGTGCTGAGGTTCCCCGGACGCGACGCGCAGGCCGAGACCCTGGCGGAGGCCAACGCCCAGGCGCAGGCCTCCCGGGCCGCCGAGCGGCGGCTGGACGAGCTCCTGGCCGACGAGCGCAACGCCCTGCCCGCACCGCTCGCCGACCGGCTGCGCACCGTCCTGGAGCGCCGCCGCAACGCCGTCTGGGAGCGGCTCGGCCAGGTCAACCCGGTCACCGGGGAGACGGTGGACGACACCTACCGGCGGCTGTCGCGGAAGATGATCGGCGCGGAGCGCGAGGTGTTCGTCAGGCTGCGCGACGGCCGGTACATCGACGACGAGATGCTGCGGACGCTGCTGCGCCGACTGGACCTGGAGGAGGCGGCGGCGTACCGGGAGGCGAACCAGGACCTCCCGTCCGGAGCGGGCAGGTTCAGGGGAAGGGGCGACCGGTGA
- a CDS encoding pyridoxal-phosphate dependent enzyme: MTGSGEPASLPLTGLRPRLPSPLQEVADERFARRGVRLLLKRDDLIHPELVGNKWRKLAPNLAAAAGRTVLTFGGAYSNHLRATAAAGRLLGLRTVGVVRGQELAGRPLNPSLARCVSDGMRLHFVDRSTYRRKAEPETLAAVLRAADAEDAYVVPEGGSNSLAVRGCRTLGAELAGRADVVAVACGTGGTLAGLAAGLGAGGHALGVPVLKGGFLTGEIRALQNEAFGGPRGDWSLDERFHFGGYARTAEELDAFAEDFGHRHGIPVERLYVAKLLYALVALAEEGAFPRGSTVAAVITGRPFP, translated from the coding sequence GTGACCGGCTCCGGCGAACCCGCCTCCCTCCCCCTCACCGGCCTGCGCCCGCGGCTGCCCTCGCCACTGCAGGAGGTGGCGGACGAGCGGTTCGCCCGGCGCGGGGTCCGGCTGCTGCTGAAGCGGGACGATCTGATCCACCCCGAGCTGGTCGGGAACAAGTGGCGCAAGCTGGCCCCGAACCTCGCCGCGGCGGCCGGGCGGACGGTGCTCACCTTCGGCGGCGCCTACTCCAACCACCTGCGGGCCACGGCCGCCGCCGGCCGACTGCTCGGCCTGCGCACGGTCGGCGTGGTGCGCGGCCAGGAACTCGCCGGCCGCCCGCTCAACCCCTCGCTGGCCCGGTGCGTGTCCGACGGCATGCGGCTGCACTTCGTCGACCGGTCGACCTACCGCCGCAAGGCCGAGCCGGAGACCCTCGCGGCCGTCCTGCGCGCGGCGGACGCCGAGGACGCGTACGTCGTGCCCGAGGGCGGCAGCAACTCCCTCGCGGTGCGCGGCTGCCGGACGCTCGGTGCGGAGCTGGCCGGCCGGGCCGACGTGGTCGCGGTGGCCTGCGGCACCGGCGGCACGCTCGCCGGCCTGGCCGCCGGACTCGGTGCCGGCGGGCACGCGCTGGGCGTTCCGGTGCTGAAGGGCGGCTTCCTGACCGGGGAGATACGGGCCCTGCAGAACGAGGCGTTCGGTGGTCCGCGCGGCGACTGGAGCCTCGACGAGCGCTTCCACTTCGGCGGCTACGCCCGTACCGCCGAGGAACTCGACGCGTTCGCCGAGGACTTCGGGCACCGGCACGGCATACCCGTCGAACGTCTCTATGTCGCCAAGTTGCTCTACGCCCTTGTCGCCCTGGCGGAGGAGGGCGCCTTCCCGCGCGGGAGCACGGTCGCCGCGGTGATCACCGGTCGCCCCTTCCCCTGA
- a CDS encoding N-acetylmuramoyl-L-alanine amidase encodes MAPPMSASAFLRALRAEGLTVVEVGDWRDHNRNHKGPWGPVHGVMIHHTVTKGSARTVELCRKGYADLPGPLCHGVITKDGRVHLVGYGRANHAGLGDDDVLRAVIAETRLPADNEQNTDGNRHFYGFECENLGDGEDPWPAAQLEAIERASAAVCRHHGWTERSVIGHKEWQPGKVDPRGFTMGSMRERIRDRLR; translated from the coding sequence ATGGCACCACCCATGTCCGCGAGCGCGTTCCTGCGCGCTCTGAGGGCGGAGGGACTCACGGTCGTCGAGGTCGGCGACTGGCGCGACCACAACCGCAACCACAAGGGCCCGTGGGGGCCGGTCCACGGCGTGATGATCCACCACACGGTGACCAAGGGCAGCGCCCGGACCGTGGAGCTCTGCCGCAAGGGCTACGCGGACCTGCCGGGGCCCTTGTGCCACGGCGTCATCACCAAGGACGGCCGGGTCCACCTCGTCGGCTACGGCCGGGCCAACCACGCCGGTCTCGGCGACGACGACGTGCTGCGCGCGGTGATCGCCGAGACGCGGCTGCCGGCGGACAACGAGCAGAACACCGACGGCAACCGGCACTTCTACGGCTTCGAGTGCGAGAACCTGGGCGACGGCGAGGATCCCTGGCCGGCGGCGCAGCTGGAGGCCATCGAGAGGGCCTCGGCCGCGGTGTGCCGCCACCACGGCTGGACCGAGCGGTCGGTGATCGGGCACAAGGAGTGGCAGCCGGGGAAGGTGGACCCGCGCGGATTCACGATGGGTTCGATGAGGGAGCGGATCCGTGACCGCCTGAGATGA
- a CDS encoding family 2B encapsulin nanocompartment shell protein gives MSVGEEVGAEQARQQQSLGTAAARNLATTTKSVPQMQEISSRWLLRMLPWVDVQGGTYRVNRRLTYAVGDGRMTFVKTGDRVEVIPAELGELPALRSYDDEEVLSELAARCRQREIGAGQVIASFGSPADEVYLLAHGRVEKVGTGPYGEDESLGVLADGAYFGDHALLDEDAIWEYTARTLTACTVLTLPREAVVQIAERSGTLREQLRRIRTVPGQRTNRYGEKEIDLASGHTGEPDIPHTFVDYEARPREYELSVAQTVLRIHTRVADLYNQPMNQTEQQIRLTVEALKERQEHELVNNRDFGLLHNCEYDQRIQPHDGVPSPDDMDELLSRRRGTRLLLAHPRAIAAFGRELNKRGLVPETIDMGGNRIPTWRGVPIFPCNKIPVTEARTTSIIALRTGEEDQGVIGLRAAGIPDEIEPSLSVRFMGINEQAIIKYLVTAYYSAAVLVPDALGVLENVEIGRWR, from the coding sequence ATGTCGGTAGGCGAAGAGGTCGGCGCGGAGCAGGCCAGGCAACAGCAGAGCCTCGGCACGGCGGCCGCGCGGAACCTGGCCACCACGACCAAGTCCGTGCCGCAGATGCAGGAGATCAGCTCGCGCTGGCTGCTGCGCATGCTGCCCTGGGTCGATGTGCAGGGCGGCACCTACCGCGTCAACCGGCGGCTGACGTACGCCGTGGGCGACGGCCGGATGACGTTCGTGAAGACCGGTGACCGCGTCGAGGTCATCCCCGCGGAACTGGGCGAGCTGCCGGCCCTGCGGTCGTACGACGACGAGGAGGTGCTGTCCGAGCTGGCCGCCCGCTGCCGGCAGCGGGAGATCGGGGCGGGCCAGGTGATCGCCTCGTTCGGCAGCCCGGCCGACGAGGTGTACCTGCTGGCGCACGGCAGGGTGGAGAAGGTCGGCACCGGCCCCTACGGCGAGGACGAGTCCCTCGGCGTGCTCGCCGACGGCGCCTACTTCGGCGACCACGCGCTGCTGGACGAGGACGCCATCTGGGAGTACACGGCGCGCACGCTCACCGCCTGCACCGTGCTCACCCTGCCCCGCGAGGCCGTCGTCCAGATCGCCGAACGGTCCGGGACCCTGCGCGAGCAGCTGCGGCGGATCCGCACGGTCCCCGGGCAGCGCACGAACAGGTACGGGGAGAAGGAGATCGACCTCGCGTCCGGTCACACCGGGGAGCCGGACATCCCGCACACCTTCGTCGACTACGAGGCCAGGCCGCGCGAGTACGAGCTCAGCGTCGCCCAGACCGTGCTGCGCATCCACACGCGCGTGGCCGATCTCTACAACCAGCCCATGAACCAGACGGAACAGCAGATCCGGCTGACCGTCGAGGCGCTGAAGGAGCGTCAGGAGCACGAACTCGTCAACAACCGCGACTTCGGCCTGCTCCACAACTGCGAGTACGACCAGCGGATCCAGCCGCACGACGGCGTGCCGAGCCCCGACGACATGGACGAACTGCTCAGCCGGCGGCGCGGCACCCGGCTGCTCCTCGCCCACCCGCGCGCGATCGCCGCGTTCGGCCGCGAGCTCAACAAGCGGGGACTCGTCCCGGAGACCATCGACATGGGCGGCAACCGCATCCCCACCTGGCGGGGCGTGCCGATCTTCCCGTGCAACAAGATCCCGGTGACCGAGGCCCGGACGACCTCCATCATCGCCCTGCGCACCGGTGAGGAGGACCAGGGCGTCATCGGGCTGCGGGCCGCGGGGATCCCCGACGAGATCGAGCCGAGCCTGTCCGTGCGGTTCATGGGCATCAACGAACAAGCCATCATCAAGTACCTGGTCACGGCCTACTACTCGGCCGCGGTCCTGGTACCGGACGCGCTCGGTGTCCTGGAGAACGTCGAGATCGGCCGTTGGCGGTGA